Proteins encoded in a region of the Ignavibacteriota bacterium genome:
- a CDS encoding LptE family protein, whose product MVAKLVFSFLLLVLVGLVVGCYSFTGASVPPHLKTIAIPLFDDQSGSGEPNLREQLTNKLQESFIRDNNFQLADKRTADALLEGTITSMPNEPAVLTKGEQVTKNRVTVNVKVLYRDQKMKKQIWEKQFSRYADYDISGGPSAKQAAITTAIEQLTEDILLDTVSGW is encoded by the coding sequence ATGGTAGCGAAGTTAGTTTTTAGTTTTTTATTGTTAGTTTTAGTTGGTTTAGTTGTTGGTTGCTATTCGTTCACGGGTGCGAGCGTTCCGCCGCATTTGAAGACGATTGCAATTCCTTTGTTCGATGACCAAAGCGGTTCGGGAGAACCGAATCTGCGGGAACAACTGACGAACAAGTTGCAGGAAAGTTTTATACGCGATAACAATTTCCAACTTGCGGATAAGCGAACTGCAGATGCGTTGCTTGAAGGAACAATCACTTCAATGCCGAATGAACCGGCGGTATTAACAAAAGGCGAGCAGGTAACAAAGAACCGCGTTACAGTGAACGTGAAGGTTCTCTACCGTGACCAAAAAATGAAGAAGCAAATCTGGGAAAAGCAATTCTCCCGCTACGCTGACTACGATATTTCCGGTGGTCCATCTGCAAAGCAAGCCGCTATCACAACCGCAATCGAACAATTGACAGAAGATATTTTGCTTGATACTGTTTCGGGGTGGTAA
- a CDS encoding GIY-YIG nuclease family protein — MKNYYVYIMTNRRNGTLYTGVTNNLERRVYEHKHKLIQGFTSKYGLHQLVYFEDTIDVNAAIAREKQIKGWVRKKKLALIESINPEWKDLSEGWYD, encoded by the coding sequence ATGAAGAATTATTATGTGTACATAATGACGAACAGGAGAAACGGTACCTTGTACACGGGCGTGACAAACAATCTTGAGCGTCGAGTTTATGAACACAAACATAAATTGATTCAAGGATTTACGTCTAAATATGGACTTCATCAATTAGTGTACTTCGAGGATACTATTGATGTGAACGCGGCAATAGCACGAGAGAAACAAATTAAAGGATGGGTCAGAAAAAAGAAACTCGCTTTAATTGAATCAATAAATCCCGAGTGGAAAGATTTGAGTGAAGGGTGGTATGATTAA
- a CDS encoding sodium:solute symporter family protein, whose protein sequence is MIHLGFPDYLIIFAYFGIILFVGFRSARKKQTSDEDFLLAGRSLTLPVFVMTLVSTWYGGILGVGEFSYRYGISNWVTQGVPYYIFAAIFAFVLAKKIRETNLVSIPDKLEQSYDKKTALLGSVLTFILMTPAPYILMLSIFLQMLFGWSMLVSVLITAVVSVSYLFFGGFRSDVDTDKVEFVFMFLGFAIIIPFCVSSFGGLEFLQSKLPPLHLTMHGGNSWQYILVWFFIALWTLVDPAFHQRCYAAKDGATAQKGILVSILFWLVFDFLTATAGLYARAALPNLEEPMKAYPMLAEAVLPPIAKGLFYVGMLATIMSTLNTLALVSAQTLGRDIIEGLSVNGFLFRGLSFGFRVLGFKIQDSGYSIQDSSDEQNENSENPKSEIRNPKSSSITLIRFGLIISFLASVILALLVPSVVKIWYTLGTVVIPGLLVPLVSGYFERLKISARFAFLSMLFGWLTSLCWLMLGKDGVYPFGVEPMYPGLSVSLLMWVMGKLERTK, encoded by the coding sequence TTGATTCATCTCGGTTTTCCTGATTACCTGATTATCTTTGCGTATTTCGGAATCATACTTTTTGTAGGATTTCGTTCAGCAAGAAAAAAGCAAACGAGTGATGAGGATTTCCTTCTCGCCGGACGTTCGCTTACGCTTCCGGTCTTTGTGATGACGCTCGTTTCGACATGGTACGGCGGGATACTTGGCGTCGGTGAGTTTTCTTATCGTTACGGAATTTCAAACTGGGTAACACAGGGAGTCCCATATTATATTTTTGCGGCGATATTTGCTTTTGTCCTTGCAAAAAAAATCCGTGAAACAAATCTTGTTTCCATTCCCGATAAGTTGGAGCAATCGTATGATAAGAAGACGGCGCTCCTCGGCTCCGTTCTCACGTTCATTCTGATGACGCCCGCGCCGTACATTTTGATGCTGAGTATTTTTCTCCAAATGCTCTTCGGATGGAGTATGTTGGTCAGTGTACTTATTACGGCAGTTGTCTCCGTTTCATATTTATTTTTTGGGGGATTTCGTTCTGATGTGGATACAGACAAAGTCGAGTTTGTGTTCATGTTTCTTGGCTTCGCGATTATCATTCCGTTTTGTGTCTCTTCCTTTGGCGGGCTGGAATTTCTTCAATCAAAGTTACCACCGTTGCATTTAACGATGCATGGGGGAAATTCGTGGCAATATATTCTTGTCTGGTTCTTTATCGCGTTGTGGACGCTCGTTGACCCTGCGTTTCATCAACGTTGTTACGCGGCGAAAGACGGAGCGACTGCACAAAAGGGAATTCTTGTTTCGATTTTGTTTTGGCTTGTGTTTGATTTTCTCACAGCAACTGCAGGATTGTACGCACGAGCCGCGCTTCCGAATCTTGAAGAACCGATGAAAGCGTATCCGATGCTTGCCGAAGCGGTGCTTCCCCCGATTGCGAAGGGATTATTTTATGTCGGAATGTTGGCGACAATCATGTCAACACTGAACACACTGGCGTTAGTTTCGGCGCAGACGTTGGGGAGAGATATAATTGAGGGATTATCAGTGAATGGTTTTTTGTTTAGAGGTTTGAGTTTTGGGTTTCGTGTTTTGGGATTTAAGATTCAGGATTCAGGATACAGCATTCAGGATTCAAGTGACGAGCAAAATGAGAATTCTGAAAATCCGAAATCCGAAATCCGAAATCCGAAATCATCTTCGATAACGCTGATTCGGTTTGGTTTGATTATTTCATTTCTCGCTTCTGTAATTCTTGCATTGCTGGTTCCGAGCGTAGTGAAAATTTGGTACACTCTCGGAACAGTGGTGATTCCGGGTTTGCTTGTGCCGTTGGTGTCCGGTTATTTTGAGCGACTGAAAATATCAGCCCGCTTTGCTTTTCTTTCAATGTTGTTCGGGTGGCTGACTTCTCTGTGCTGGTTGATGCTCGGAAAAGATGGTGTTTATCCATTCGGAGTTGAGCCGATGTATCCCGGACTCAGTGTCTCATTGTTGATGTGGGTGATGGGAAAATTAGAAAGAACCAAATGA
- a CDS encoding 3'-5' exonuclease, translating to MLESLNIETILFLDIETVPQFPDYDSVPEHIKPLWNKKSESLIKNPETETPKSIYPRAGIYAEFGKVICISVGYINGKEFRVKSFASHDEAELLSEFISLVNKHFNRSENLLCAHNGKEFDFPYLARRILINGLKLPRALDTAGKKPWEIQHLDTMELWKFGDYKNFTSLNLLASIFNIPTPKDDIDGSKVYEVYWQEKNLERIVTYCNKDVLTVAQILLRMRGEPLIEPDKVFIV from the coding sequence TTGTTAGAATCCCTCAACATAGAAACCATTCTCTTCTTAGACATCGAAACCGTTCCGCAGTTTCCTGATTACGATTCTGTGCCGGAACACATCAAACCGTTGTGGAACAAGAAATCTGAATCGTTGATAAAAAATCCTGAAACGGAAACACCGAAAAGTATCTACCCACGAGCGGGAATTTATGCTGAGTTCGGAAAAGTGATTTGCATTTCGGTCGGGTATATCAATGGAAAAGAGTTTCGTGTGAAATCGTTTGCAAGTCATGATGAAGCGGAACTCCTTTCGGAATTTATTTCTCTTGTCAACAAACATTTCAACAGGAGCGAGAACCTGCTTTGCGCACACAACGGAAAAGAATTCGACTTCCCCTATCTTGCACGAAGAATTCTCATCAACGGATTGAAACTTCCGAGAGCACTCGACACCGCAGGAAAAAAGCCGTGGGAAATTCAACATCTTGACACCATGGAATTGTGGAAATTCGGTGATTACAAAAATTTCACTTCGCTCAATCTCCTTGCCTCCATCTTCAACATCCCGACTCCGAAAGATGACATTGACGGAAGCAAGGTTTATGAAGTCTATTGGCAGGAAAAAAATCTTGAACGCATAGTCACGTATTGCAACAAAGATGTGCTCACCGTTGCTCAGATTTTATTAAGAATGAGAGGCGAACCGTTGATTGAACCGGATAAGGTGTTTATTGTGTGA
- a CDS encoding thiamine diphosphokinase, with protein MKALIIANGSLPSMRIVRSLEQLADVVICADGGANHARALHIQPTIILGDFDSVTASTKRYFKDVPQLHINNEHSTDLEKAIQYCIEQGITSADIIGAFGDRLDHTTGSLGCFKKFGKNIGLRFVDSVGVLTRIKKSETIKTKKGEKLSLIPFGRCVGVTTNNLKYELNNSVVEIGVQEGISNEALSSSISVSVKKGILLLYRFH; from the coding sequence ATGAAAGCATTAATTATAGCAAATGGTTCTTTGCCATCGATGCGGATTGTTCGTTCGTTAGAACAATTGGCAGATGTTGTAATCTGCGCGGATGGAGGAGCGAATCATGCAAGAGCGTTACATATTCAGCCCACAATTATTCTCGGTGATTTTGATTCGGTGACTGCTTCGACGAAGAGGTATTTCAAGGATGTACCACAATTGCATATCAATAATGAACACAGCACGGATTTAGAGAAAGCGATTCAATACTGCATTGAGCAAGGAATCACCTCGGCTGATATTATTGGTGCGTTCGGAGATAGGTTAGACCATACGACGGGGAGTCTTGGATGCTTCAAAAAATTCGGGAAGAACATTGGATTACGATTTGTTGATTCGGTTGGTGTTCTCACAAGAATAAAAAAATCTGAAACCATCAAAACAAAAAAGGGGGAGAAACTTTCGCTTATTCCTTTCGGAAGATGTGTCGGTGTTACAACGAATAATCTCAAGTATGAACTGAATAATTCCGTCGTGGAAATTGGAGTGCAGGAGGGAATAAGTAACGAGGCGCTTTCGTCGTCTATTTCAGTTTCAGTGAAAAAGGGGATTCTCTTGCTTTATCGTTTTCATTGA
- a CDS encoding cytochrome C translates to MTLNYMLSYILFCFALPLPSFAQFSPGELSRAHQKLEGTDNCTQCHEVGQTISGAKCLACHTEIKKQFDNKRGFHFSESGKQCVDCHKDHLGRDAKTMMFDEQSFVHTKSGFALSGKHSNVKCEQCHATKYIKDEDVKKRLAEFPHKTFLGLNQSCSSCHEDTHKGRFKDECSSCHTPARWKPASKFNHATLAFKLEGEHAKVECSKCHSSLSSKKNLVDFMTKIFFDCTPCHATPHGEKFSGKECKSCHSTQGWRATMKKTFDHKLTAFNLVGLHATVKCEKCHQPNKKKAKSLRLAHERCTDCHSDKHNGEFLARYKNDCKVCHDENGFKPSTFTLAQHNESTFKLSGAHTATMCSSCHVKKETMQLRFHFENQRCESCHNDPHRGEFKNVMLNDGCAKCHSTEQWKSVSFDHSTTKFRLEGKHARVLCSDCHKQLGKENQTKEFGKLKTECESCHQDIHQKQFFSGEGTNCGSCHKPDSWKMRVFNHETQSSFSLKGAHMKTECRSCHRVEESGGVKFVRFKPLASQCESCHQKSNER, encoded by the coding sequence ATGACACTAAACTATATGTTGTCGTATATCCTCTTTTGTTTTGCCTTGCCATTACCATCATTCGCTCAATTCTCCCCTGGCGAACTTTCACGAGCTCATCAAAAATTGGAAGGAACAGATAATTGCACGCAGTGTCACGAAGTCGGACAAACAATTAGCGGTGCGAAGTGTTTGGCGTGTCATACGGAAATTAAAAAACAGTTTGATAACAAACGGGGATTTCATTTTTCAGAATCAGGCAAGCAATGCGTTGATTGCCATAAAGACCATCTTGGTCGCGATGCAAAGACGATGATGTTTGATGAACAATCATTTGTTCATACAAAAAGTGGATTTGCTTTGAGTGGAAAACATAGCAACGTCAAATGCGAACAATGCCATGCGACAAAATATATCAAAGATGAAGATGTGAAAAAGAGATTGGCTGAGTTTCCCCACAAAACTTTTTTGGGTTTGAATCAGTCATGCAGTTCTTGTCATGAAGATACTCACAAAGGAAGATTCAAGGATGAATGTTCATCCTGTCATACTCCTGCCAGATGGAAACCTGCATCAAAGTTTAATCATGCAACTCTTGCGTTCAAGTTGGAAGGCGAACATGCAAAAGTGGAATGTTCGAAATGTCACTCTTCCCTTTCTTCAAAAAAGAATTTGGTTGATTTCATGACAAAGATTTTTTTTGATTGCACTCCCTGCCATGCAACTCCGCACGGTGAAAAGTTTTCAGGAAAAGAGTGTAAATCGTGCCACAGCACGCAGGGCTGGCGAGCGACGATGAAAAAAACTTTTGACCATAAGTTGACAGCGTTTAACCTTGTGGGACTTCATGCAACAGTCAAATGCGAGAAGTGTCATCAACCGAACAAAAAGAAAGCAAAGTCGCTCCGGCTTGCGCATGAGCGTTGCACCGATTGTCATTCGGATAAACACAACGGTGAGTTTCTTGCACGATATAAGAACGACTGCAAAGTCTGTCACGATGAAAACGGATTCAAGCCATCAACGTTCACTTTAGCACAACATAACGAGAGCACGTTCAAACTTTCCGGCGCACACACGGCAACTATGTGTTCTTCCTGTCATGTGAAAAAAGAAACAATGCAACTTCGTTTTCATTTTGAAAATCAACGATGCGAATCGTGCCACAACGACCCGCACAGGGGCGAGTTCAAGAATGTTATGCTTAATGATGGTTGTGCGAAATGTCATTCGACAGAGCAGTGGAAGTCAGTTTCATTTGACCACTCAACAACGAAGTTTCGTTTAGAAGGAAAACATGCACGTGTATTATGTTCTGATTGCCACAAACAACTTGGCAAAGAAAATCAAACAAAGGAATTTGGGAAACTGAAAACAGAATGTGAATCGTGTCATCAAGACATTCATCAAAAACAATTTTTTTCCGGCGAAGGAACGAATTGCGGTTCTTGCCACAAGCCTGATAGCTGGAAGATGCGCGTCTTTAACCATGAAACACAAAGTTCATTTTCATTGAAAGGTGCACACATGAAAACTGAGTGTCGTTCATGTCATCGAGTTGAAGAATCGGGCGGAGTAAAGTTTGTTCGATTTAAACCTTTGGCTTCTCAGTGCGAATCATGTCACCAGAAAAGTAATGAGCGATGA
- a CDS encoding glycosyltransferase — MADTVIGVYFVSLTLLFMFGSSGFIMVYYYLKYRNKKMETPPELTQFPMVTIQLPMYNEKYVVHRLLEAVVQMKYPKEKLEFQVLDDSTDETTEFVAEEVERYRQMGHDITLVHRTNRSGYKAGALKEGLLTAKGEFIGVFDADFVPNPDFLMRTMPYFLMDEKIGMVQTRWEHINVDYSLLTRAQAMSLDAHFVIEQNVRNKAGFFLNFNGTGGIWRKSCIEDAGNWQADTITEDLDLSYRAQLRGWKFRYLNDVTSPAELPSEINALKTQQFRWTKGAVETARKILPMVWKSKLPFNKKMASTLHLTGNVVFPFILLTGILNVPLIYIKHQGGYEMYFGIMAVFVLAFLGSFLFYMYSQKAVYRDWQRRMLLFPLFMAGSMGFAVNNTRAVIEGIFKKKSEFVRTPKYRIVDKKDKWHGKHYVPVKLSFTVVIEALLSIYCLFGVGSSIYYLEIAAVPFQLLYTMGFGFVGWLSIGQAFTARRLALAARKQKLETNQVEVLAS, encoded by the coding sequence ATGGCTGATACAGTAATTGGTGTATATTTCGTTTCGTTAACGCTCTTGTTCATGTTTGGCTCGAGCGGCTTCATCATGGTCTATTATTATTTGAAGTATCGGAACAAGAAAATGGAGACGCCGCCTGAACTGACACAATTCCCGATGGTGACCATTCAACTTCCGATGTACAACGAAAAGTATGTTGTCCATCGTTTACTTGAAGCGGTCGTGCAGATGAAATATCCGAAAGAGAAACTTGAGTTTCAGGTACTGGATGACTCGACGGATGAAACAACGGAGTTTGTCGCGGAAGAAGTCGAACGGTATCGTCAGATGGGGCACGACATAACGCTTGTCCATCGAACAAATCGTTCGGGATATAAAGCGGGCGCGCTGAAAGAAGGCTTACTGACAGCGAAGGGAGAATTCATTGGTGTATTCGATGCGGACTTTGTTCCGAATCCTGATTTCCTGATGAGAACGATGCCCTACTTTTTGATGGATGAAAAAATCGGGATGGTGCAGACGCGGTGGGAACACATCAATGTTGATTATTCGCTTTTGACACGCGCACAAGCAATGTCGCTCGATGCGCATTTTGTTATCGAGCAAAATGTGAGGAACAAAGCAGGATTCTTTTTGAACTTTAATGGAACAGGAGGAATCTGGAGAAAATCGTGCATCGAAGATGCAGGCAACTGGCAGGCGGATACGATTACAGAGGATTTGGATTTGAGTTACCGCGCTCAGTTACGCGGATGGAAATTCCGTTACCTCAATGATGTTACATCGCCGGCAGAACTCCCTTCGGAAATCAACGCGTTGAAAACGCAACAGTTCCGGTGGACAAAAGGCGCCGTGGAAACTGCACGAAAGATTTTACCGATGGTGTGGAAATCGAAATTGCCATTCAACAAAAAGATGGCTTCGACGCTTCATCTCACCGGCAACGTTGTTTTCCCGTTTATTTTGTTAACGGGAATTTTAAATGTGCCGCTCATTTACATCAAACATCAGGGCGGGTACGAAATGTATTTCGGAATCATGGCGGTGTTTGTGCTGGCGTTTCTCGGTTCATTTTTGTTTTACATGTATTCACAGAAAGCTGTCTATCGCGATTGGCAGAGGCGGATGTTGTTGTTTCCTCTCTTCATGGCGGGAAGCATGGGTTTTGCGGTGAACAATACACGGGCAGTCATCGAAGGAATTTTCAAAAAGAAATCCGAGTTCGTGCGCACCCCGAAGTATCGCATCGTTGATAAGAAAGACAAGTGGCATGGAAAACATTATGTGCCTGTCAAACTCAGTTTCACCGTTGTTATCGAAGCACTGCTTTCGATTTATTGTTTGTTCGGCGTCGGTTCTTCGATTTATTATTTAGAAATTGCCGCCGTGCCGTTTCAATTATTATACACAATGGGATTCGGGTTTGTCGGCTGGCTTTCGATTGGTCAGGCATTTACCGCACGCCGTCTCGCACTTGCCGCCCGAAAACAAAAGTTAGAAACAAATCAGGTAGAAGTATTAGCCTCATAA
- a CDS encoding NAD(P)-binding domain-containing protein: MESLITLLIFLVLLLLVGVPYWRRTILHRKQAEEAREKNVKVGLHEPVTLHPRIDVMTCIGCGSCVRACPEDVLGIVDGRAAVVHGARCIGHSLCADACPVNGITMTFGTPKQGMEIPFYDENFMTNIAGLYIVGELGGVGLIRNAFEQAKKAIEHIATSNTPSLQNSNTTFDVAIIGAGPAGISAALSAKEKELTHIVLEQDDFGGSVLHYPRQKLVLTSPVELPLYGKLKYSEISKEDLLVLFNSLIKNHELNIQPKQKVEAITKEETFFTVRTSTQTITARNVVLALGRRGSPRKLGVPGEQLPKVYYKLIEAESYNNKHLLVVGGGDSAVEAAIGLARQKGNTVTLSYRRESFVRLKEKNEQRIQEMIHAGKIHALFNSEVMEITSESAIIKEQSNLIHNIKNDVVFIFAGGELPAEFLKKIGVQLRTKESTILAA; this comes from the coding sequence ATGGAATCCCTCATCACGCTCCTCATCTTCTTAGTTCTCCTTCTACTCGTCGGTGTTCCGTATTGGAGAAGAACGATACTGCATCGTAAGCAGGCAGAAGAGGCACGGGAGAAAAATGTAAAAGTCGGATTGCACGAACCCGTCACGCTTCATCCACGCATTGATGTCATGACTTGTATTGGTTGCGGAAGTTGCGTCCGTGCTTGTCCCGAAGATGTGCTTGGAATTGTTGATGGCAGAGCGGCGGTTGTTCACGGAGCGCGTTGTATCGGTCATTCGCTTTGTGCAGATGCTTGTCCCGTGAATGGAATTACCATGACGTTCGGTACGCCGAAGCAAGGAATGGAAATACCATTCTACGATGAAAACTTTATGACCAACATTGCAGGCTTATACATCGTCGGCGAACTTGGAGGCGTAGGGTTAATCCGCAACGCGTTTGAACAAGCCAAAAAAGCAATCGAACATATTGCAACCTCCAACACTCCATCACTCCAAAACTCCAACACAACGTTTGATGTTGCAATCATCGGTGCTGGTCCCGCCGGAATCTCTGCCGCTCTTTCCGCAAAAGAAAAAGAACTCACTCACATCGTATTAGAACAAGACGATTTCGGCGGCTCCGTCCTTCATTATCCGAGACAGAAACTCGTTCTTACTTCTCCGGTTGAATTACCGCTCTATGGCAAGTTGAAATATTCTGAAATCTCCAAGGAGGATTTGCTTGTGCTGTTCAATTCTCTTATTAAGAATCATGAGTTGAACATTCAACCAAAACAAAAAGTAGAAGCAATCACAAAAGAAGAAACATTCTTTACCGTCAGAACATCAACACAAACAATCACTGCAAGAAATGTTGTGCTTGCGCTCGGACGAAGAGGCAGTCCCCGCAAACTTGGTGTGCCGGGAGAACAACTTCCGAAAGTCTATTACAAATTGATTGAAGCCGAGTCATACAACAACAAACATTTGTTGGTAGTCGGCGGAGGCGATAGCGCAGTTGAAGCGGCGATTGGTTTGGCGCGGCAAAAGGGAAATACCGTTACACTCAGTTACCGGCGAGAATCATTTGTTCGATTGAAAGAAAAGAACGAGCAACGAATTCAGGAGATGATTCATGCCGGGAAGATACATGCGCTCTTCAACTCTGAAGTCATGGAGATTACTTCTGAATCAGCAATCATCAAAGAACAAAGCAATCTCATTCATAACATCAAGAACGATGTTGTCTTCATCTTTGCCGGAGGAGAATTGCCCGCCGAGTTCTTAAAAAAGATTGGCGTTCAATTACGAACCAAAGAATCAACTATCCTCGCGGCGTGA
- a CDS encoding TonB-dependent receptor, whose protein sequence is MKKILYCLMYCSIVLSSLVGQELAIAERDTMYYLSPVIVNPIQAKERETPVTFSNLKQEQLKERYTVQDIPVLLSEMPSMTFYSENGSGIGYNYINLRGFDQRRLSVMINGIPQNDPEDHNVYWIDFPDLLASTSDIQIQRGAGSAFYGPPAIGGSINLVTTPFNEKKGIKLESLFGFQEFGGSETKLNTRKYEVSVNSGMIENQYALFAKLGKIRSEGYREHSWVDLNSYFLGAVRFDKDMTTRFHFFGGPLSDGLAYYGLPKFVNEDLQLRRVNLMSDLYKADTVTKDLSSIPRRRPQEVENFFQPHYELMNEWRLSPTYTLYNTLFFYTGEGSFDYDASWADTSALRIGSDWGIPATENPSNTLVRAYVENQQFGWLPRLEIEHENGTLTLGTELRIHRSVHWGKVQYAENLPFGYDPDYHFYEYNGEKDIVSLYAHELYRLDSNLTLMGDLQFVYNRYGIANEKFLNNSFSMPYSFVNPRIGINYNFHPEWNGYISLAYTSREPRLKNLYAAEDQWWSWQGPQFESDTTGGTMKYNFDKPLVKPERLFDVEVGVAYQTADAQVTANLFWMEFTDELVKNGQVDMFGQPVTGNAERTRHIGLEFDGVAKMNDEVSLSGNLTISQNNLVRFSTFKDASGNDLTVPFSLDGNSIAGFPDVLCNLRATYNYEGVTSSLVAKYVGSFFTDNFENGMNKNDEYTVINFEFLYQMPEVLGMEFNLRGEVRNLLNKLYLMSGEGDKFFPAAERSYLVGVTVNL, encoded by the coding sequence ATGAAGAAAATATTGTATTGTTTGATGTACTGTTCGATTGTTTTGTCATCACTGGTTGGACAAGAGTTGGCAATAGCAGAACGTGACACGATGTATTATTTATCTCCCGTGATTGTGAACCCGATTCAGGCGAAGGAACGGGAAACACCGGTGACGTTTTCCAACTTGAAGCAGGAACAATTGAAAGAGAGATACACTGTACAGGATATTCCCGTTCTGCTTTCCGAGATGCCTTCGATGACATTTTACTCGGAGAACGGAAGCGGCATTGGTTACAATTACATTAACTTGCGCGGTTTCGACCAGCGACGTTTGTCGGTGATGATAAATGGCATACCGCAAAACGACCCGGAAGACCACAATGTCTATTGGATTGACTTTCCTGATTTACTTGCAAGCACTAGCGATATACAAATTCAGCGTGGCGCGGGAAGCGCATTTTACGGACCTCCGGCAATTGGCGGTTCGATTAATCTTGTAACGACTCCGTTTAATGAGAAGAAGGGAATTAAACTCGAATCACTGTTCGGCTTTCAGGAGTTTGGCGGGAGTGAAACAAAACTTAATACAAGAAAATATGAAGTCTCGGTCAACTCAGGAATGATTGAAAACCAATATGCACTCTTTGCAAAGTTAGGAAAGATACGAAGCGAAGGATACCGCGAACACTCGTGGGTGGATTTGAATTCGTACTTTCTCGGCGCTGTACGATTCGACAAAGATATGACTACGCGATTTCACTTCTTTGGAGGACCGCTTTCTGACGGACTTGCCTATTATGGATTGCCCAAATTTGTGAATGAAGATTTACAACTTCGACGTGTCAATCTCATGTCGGATTTATATAAGGCAGATACCGTAACAAAAGATTTATCTTCCATACCTCGCCGCCGCCCGCAAGAGGTGGAGAATTTTTTCCAACCGCACTATGAATTGATGAATGAATGGCGATTATCTCCCACATACACTCTTTACAATACTTTGTTCTTCTACACAGGCGAAGGTTCGTTTGATTATGATGCATCATGGGCTGATACTTCGGCGTTACGTATCGGTTCGGATTGGGGAATACCGGCAACGGAGAATCCTTCAAACACACTTGTTCGTGCGTATGTTGAAAATCAACAATTCGGTTGGTTGCCGCGTTTGGAGATTGAGCACGAAAACGGAACCTTAACCCTCGGAACTGAATTGCGTATTCATCGCTCTGTGCATTGGGGAAAAGTTCAGTATGCAGAAAACCTCCCTTTCGGTTACGACCCGGATTATCATTTCTATGAGTACAACGGAGAGAAAGATATTGTTTCGTTGTATGCACACGAATTATATCGCCTCGATAGTAATCTAACATTGATGGGAGACTTGCAGTTTGTTTACAATCGCTATGGGATTGCCAATGAAAAATTTCTGAACAACAGTTTCAGTATGCCGTATAGTTTTGTGAATCCACGAATCGGCATCAACTATAATTTTCATCCTGAGTGGAACGGATATATTTCACTTGCTTACACTTCCCGCGAACCGAGATTGAAAAATTTGTACGCAGCGGAAGACCAATGGTGGTCGTGGCAGGGACCGCAGTTTGAATCGGATACAACAGGCGGAACGATGAAATACAATTTTGATAAACCGCTCGTGAAGCCGGAACGATTGTTCGATGTTGAAGTGGGAGTTGCATATCAAACAGCAGATGCGCAGGTGACGGCTAATCTTTTCTGGATGGAATTTACCGATGAGTTAGTAAAGAATGGTCAGGTGGATATGTTTGGTCAGCCGGTAACAGGGAATGCAGAACGTACGCGCCACATCGGGCTGGAGTTTGACGGTGTCGCGAAGATGAATGATGAGGTTTCGTTGAGCGGAAATTTGACAATTTCACAGAATAACCTCGTTCGGTTTTCTACATTCAAAGATGCAAGCGGAAATGATTTGACAGTTCCGTTTTCGCTCGATGGTAATTCAATTGCCGGATTTCCTGATGTGTTGTGTAATCTCCGGGCAACATATAATTATGAAGGAGTTACATCTTCACTTGTTGCAAAATATGTCGGTTCGTTCTTTACAGATAATTTTGAAAACGGCATGAACAAAAATGATGAGTACACCGTCATCAATTTTGAGTTCTTATATCAAATGCCTGAAGTATTGGGAATGGAATTCAATTTGCGTGGTGAAGTTCGGAACTTACTGAACAAATTATATTTGATGAGCGGCGAGGGAGATAAATTTTTCCCGGCGGCGGAGAGAAGTTATCTTGTTGGAGTAACAGTTAATCTCTGA
- the rpsT gene encoding 30S ribosomal protein S20, translating to MQRHKSAQKQARKAIRNQVRNRRDNSIMNTVVKRVTETKELDKAVTALNRAYKILDQLAAKGIIHKNKAARQKSQLKRLVSSLQPAAVAATPAA from the coding sequence ATGCAACGACATAAATCAGCCCAAAAGCAGGCAAGAAAAGCAATTCGGAATCAGGTACGCAACCGCCGTGATAATTCAATAATGAACACCGTGGTAAAACGAGTTACTGAAACGAAGGAATTAGACAAAGCAGTAACCGCTCTCAACCGTGCGTACAAAATCTTAGACCAACTTGCGGCAAAGGGTATCATTCACAAAAACAAAGCGGCTCGACAAAAGTCTCAGTTAAAGAGACTCGTCTCTTCCTTACAACCTGCGGCTGTTGCCGCGACTCCTGCCGCGTAA